One segment of Cerasicoccus sp. TK19100 DNA contains the following:
- a CDS encoding DUF3592 domain-containing protein, with translation MHHFAQAGFIIAGILMLAFGIAHEWTWRKRKSGRKQKGKVVGSIKELSDCTEYFHPEIEFESMGSTYKFTSKYGEPYKPIEVGTEVDVLVPSNPYDAEHYTTGNRMLFTGVSIIFGIIFVLVGAAIKS, from the coding sequence ATGCATCACTTTGCTCAAGCTGGTTTCATAATCGCGGGAATTCTAATGCTAGCATTCGGAATAGCGCATGAGTGGACTTGGCGAAAAAGAAAGAGTGGCAGAAAACAAAAGGGAAAAGTTGTGGGCAGCATCAAAGAACTCAGTGACTGCACAGAATATTTCCACCCTGAAATTGAATTTGAATCAATGGGTTCAACTTACAAGTTCACCTCAAAATACGGTGAGCCGTATAAACCAATAGAAGTAGGAACAGAAGTAGACGTTTTAGTCCCATCGAATCCGTATGATGCTGAACATTATACAACAGGAAACAGAATGTTATTCACGGGTGTTTCCATCATATTCGGAATTATCTTTGTGCTGGTCGGAGCCGCTATTAAATCTTAA
- a CDS encoding DUF6882 domain-containing protein gives MSLFKNIFGKKVADQITPKRDREYNEYLVERVKEVEELNSSLSEQYGFGSYERWDIDQEVGDLLFSNAGAVQLSCKVVILGSYSSVSKTWMWGWANPSLLDHLTKDTEKLIAYGEQHNISDLTEPKTEATEDEAWALSAFACRILGGRGLYRGPTGNGFIIMMITELSKSN, from the coding sequence ATGAGCCTATTTAAAAACATATTTGGCAAGAAGGTTGCCGATCAAATCACTCCCAAGCGAGATCGAGAATATAACGAGTATTTGGTCGAACGGGTCAAAGAGGTCGAAGAGCTCAACTCCAGTTTATCTGAACAGTATGGATTTGGAAGCTATGAGCGTTGGGACATTGACCAAGAAGTTGGGGATCTATTATTTTCCAACGCCGGAGCAGTTCAGTTAAGCTGCAAAGTCGTGATTCTAGGATCATACTCTAGTGTATCGAAGACATGGATGTGGGGATGGGCAAACCCATCCCTTCTAGATCATCTCACTAAAGACACCGAAAAGTTAATTGCATACGGCGAACAGCACAATATCTCCGATCTAACTGAACCTAAAACGGAAGCGACTGAAGATGAGGCATGGGCATTGTCCGCCTTCGCCTGCAGAATCCTTGGGGGACGTGGGCTGTATCGAGGTCCCACAGGAAATGGTTTTATCATAATGATGATTACTGAACTAAGCAAATCGAACTAG